A genomic window from Streptomyces sp. WMMC940 includes:
- a CDS encoding PP2C family protein-serine/threonine phosphatase encodes MSEVAPQRSSVLSVLPYGVMAVVTVVDVTAGPSVGFLPLVSLGPAFAGLAGGWRRTALIGGLAMLLCLGLGLYDGLFTGRRGWTALASVAGVTVAGLVAAVMRQRRENELASVRSIAEVAQRVLLRPVPRSAGHLRVAVSYTSAVAEARIGGDLYEVVASPAGVRVIVGDVQGKGLEAVETAALVLGAFREAAHDEADLAGVGARLERVADRELQGEKFVTAVLAEVGNEGTVTLLNYGHPAPMIVRPDGRVRFAEPPLPALPLGLGVHAGHRPESHSERFTPGDQILLYTDGVSEARDGAGRFYPLEDRGGLLKDPDSESALQALRADLVLHAAGPLHDDAAMLLIRHHDADVSGRRPSITG; translated from the coding sequence ATGTCCGAAGTGGCACCGCAGCGCTCATCGGTGCTGTCCGTCCTCCCGTACGGCGTGATGGCCGTCGTCACCGTCGTCGATGTGACGGCGGGCCCCTCGGTCGGATTCCTCCCCCTCGTCTCCCTGGGCCCGGCCTTCGCCGGGCTGGCCGGCGGCTGGCGCCGCACGGCCCTCATCGGCGGTCTGGCGATGCTCCTGTGCCTCGGGCTCGGGCTCTACGACGGTCTGTTCACCGGACGCCGGGGCTGGACGGCCCTGGCGTCGGTGGCGGGCGTGACCGTGGCGGGTCTGGTCGCGGCGGTGATGCGCCAACGACGGGAGAACGAACTGGCCAGCGTCCGCTCGATCGCGGAGGTCGCGCAGCGCGTGCTGCTGCGGCCGGTGCCGCGCAGCGCCGGGCATCTGCGTGTGGCGGTCTCCTACACCTCGGCCGTCGCCGAGGCGCGCATCGGCGGCGATCTGTACGAGGTGGTGGCGTCACCCGCCGGCGTGCGTGTGATCGTGGGGGATGTCCAGGGCAAGGGGCTGGAGGCGGTCGAGACGGCGGCCCTGGTCCTGGGTGCTTTCAGGGAAGCCGCCCACGACGAGGCGGACCTGGCCGGCGTCGGCGCCCGGCTGGAGCGGGTGGCGGACAGGGAACTCCAGGGTGAGAAGTTCGTGACGGCCGTGCTGGCGGAGGTCGGGAACGAGGGGACGGTGACCCTGCTGAACTACGGGCACCCCGCACCCATGATCGTGAGGCCGGACGGACGCGTACGCTTCGCCGAGCCGCCACTACCCGCTCTGCCGCTCGGCCTCGGGGTGCACGCGGGCCACCGGCCCGAGTCCCACTCGGAGCGCTTCACTCCGGGAGACCAGATCCTGCTGTACACGGACGGCGTCTCGGAGGCGCGCGACGGAGCGGGACGCTTCTATCCCCTGGAGGACCGGGGCGGACTCCTGAAGGACCCCGACTCCGAGTCCGCTCTCCAGGCTCTGCGCGCCGATCTGGTCCTGCACGCCGCGGGGCCGCTCCACGACGACGCCGCCATGCTGCTGATCCGCCACCACGACGCCGATGTGAGCGGCCGGAGACCGTCCATCACCGGGTGA
- a CDS encoding MarR family winged helix-turn-helix transcriptional regulator: protein MTERGQVPHVDDVDAVTRAVLTASRLLVAVSAHSLAAVEDRVTLPQFRLLVVLSMHGPAKLVVLADRLGVNPSTAMRMIDRLIAAGLADRRTNPANRRETVLRLTAEGGALVEDVTSRRRREIERIVLRMAPAQRAALIDALTDFNEAGGEPTVPSADGVLYPLGWADH from the coding sequence ATGACCGAGAGAGGGCAAGTGCCGCACGTCGATGACGTCGACGCGGTGACACGTGCGGTACTGACGGCGTCCAGGCTGCTCGTGGCCGTGTCGGCCCATTCCCTGGCGGCGGTGGAGGACCGGGTGACGCTGCCCCAGTTCCGCCTGCTGGTGGTGTTGTCCATGCACGGGCCGGCGAAGCTCGTGGTGCTCGCCGACCGGCTGGGGGTGAACCCCTCCACGGCGATGCGCATGATCGACCGGCTGATCGCGGCCGGTCTCGCGGACCGCCGTACGAACCCGGCCAACCGCCGGGAAACGGTGCTGCGGCTCACAGCGGAGGGCGGCGCGCTCGTCGAGGACGTCACGAGCAGACGCCGTAGGGAGATCGAGAGGATCGTGCTGCGGATGGCCCCTGCGCAGCGAGCCGCGCTGATCGACGCGCTCACCGACTTCAACGAGGCGGGCGGTGAGCCGACGGTGCCGTCCGCCGACGGTGTGCTGTACCCGCTGGGCTGGGCAGACCACTAG